A single Vespula vulgaris chromosome 3, iyVesVulg1.1, whole genome shotgun sequence DNA region contains:
- the LOC127062793 gene encoding mitochondrial carnitine/acylcarnitine carrier protein-like, translating to MSVERTPLEYLIGGAVGGFCVAIVGHPFDTIKVRLQMEQKGNKNMYHLLRNFFIKEGPLSLYKGISAPLITVIPLSAMGFFSYGAGKLLVSKPDQTKLTDIQLLLSGMFSGACTSFIAAPSERIKCLLQAQRDIGTKRQYKGFMDCMKKLYHEGGIRNIYLGTCVTLLRDVPSCGTYFYTYERLMGILLNSSEEVSNILM from the exons atgtCGGTGGAACGTACTCCTTTAGAATATTTGATAG gAGGAGCAGTTGGAGGCTTTTGTGTGGCAATTGTTGGTCATCCATTTGATACCATTAAAGTTCGATTACAAATggaacaaaaaggaaataaaaatatgtatcatttacttagaaatttctttataaaagaaGGACCTTTGAGTTTATACAAg gGTATATCAGCACCTTTGATAACTGTCATTCCATTATCGGCTATGGGCTTCTTTTCTTATGGTGCTGGCAAATTACTTGTTTCTAAGCCAGATCAAACAAAACTCACGGacatacaattattattgtcaGGAATGTTCAGCGGAGCATGCACGTCATTTATAGCAGCGCCAAGCGAACGTATAAAGTGTCTTCTTCAAGCACAA AGGGATATAGGAACGAAGAGGCAGTACAAAGGTTTCATGGAttgtatgaaaaaattatatcatgaaGGTGgaatacgaaatatttatttaggtACCTGTGTTACTTTGTTACGAGATGTACCATCCTGCGGCACATACTTTTATACTTATGAACGACTCATGGGAATTCTTCTAAACTCCTCTGAAGAAGTAAgcaatattttaatgtaa